One genomic window of Nasonia vitripennis strain AsymCx chromosome 1 unlocalized genomic scaffold, Nvit_psr_1.1 chr1_random0013, whole genome shotgun sequence includes the following:
- the LOC116415928 gene encoding uncharacterized protein LOC116415928, which translates to MKFLASLFMLIVAVMVAVDAYTPPVQKPHPNKPKFPTFPGQGSWSGRSRRSPQDNGQISINGKKEGGQTSWSVEGQQKVWGNEHGSIHVSGGANKQPGGKPQGSIGIGGSFEWGK; encoded by the exons ATGAAGTTTCTTGCCAGCCTGTTTATGCTCATCGTAGCAGTCATGGTAGCAGTAGACGCCTACACCCCACCGGTGCAGAAGCCTCATCCGAACAAGCCCAAATTCCCAACATTCCCTGGTCAAGGATCCTGGAGCGGA AGATCCCGTCGCTCGCCCCAAGACAACGGCCAGATCTCGATCAACGGCAAGAAGGAGGGTGGTCAGACTTCCTGGAGCGTTGAAGGCCAGCAGAAGGTCTGGGGCAACGAGCACGGCAGCATCCACGTCAGCGGCGGAGCCAACAAGCAGCCCGGTGGCAAGCCCCAGGGATCGATCGGCATTGGCGGATCCTTCGAGTGGGGAAAATAA
- the LOC100114397 gene encoding neprilysin-2-like, producing MRSSIKRSILFVVLTIGFQLFGSSEARHLDKHASIKGKNPSKTICETPTCISAATSILESMDTTVNPCDDFYKFACGSFVENSYIPDDKSKLTMFDNLNDKLQVQLRSSIEDGIKDTDPRSFKLLQSYFKTCMNKDEINKNGNDEYLRYVKNFGNWPVLAGDLWQETDFDWLQSIYQFRRSGYSTNYLIGLSIEVDMKNNKKRVITLDQTSLGLSQEFLRNGFDDKNVKAYYEYMVEFATLFGADGERAKKELKESLDFEIKLAKISLPLEERRDAEMLYHPFSIKQVQSKYTSIPWAKYLNEILKPHTSVAADEVVIVAVPSFLADFEKLIQTTPKRILANYLLWRVSMDSASFLGDKVQAIQTKYEAVLTGKKEKGERWKTCLSDITYNLYVGASAIYVRKYFDKESKHDAEEMIENLQKSFKNILLELDWMDEKTKKAALEKVDWIAPYIAYPNEFFEDQKLDDFYKDFEVVDSSYLKTKLNFNLFQKEYSLGQLRKPVDKTDWISHARSAIVNAFYEPNENSIQFPAGILQGVFFDKNKPKYLNYGAIGSVMGHEITHGFDDQGSQFSKDGNLVDWWEKETKEKYLEKAKCIIDQYSNYTAEEVGLNLNGVNTQGENIADNGGMKESYFAYREWEKKNGVEPRLPGLHYTSQQMFWINAANVYCSKFRPEALRAQIITNVHSPGEFRVKGPMSNNPEFAKDFNCPLGSNMNPVKKCTVW from the exons ATGAGGTCTTCTATAAAGAGAAGTATCCTCTTTGTGGTATTAACCATCGGTTTTCAACTATTTGGATCTTCAGAAGCAAGGCATTTGGACAAACATGCATCGATTAAAGGAAAGAACCCTTCCAAAACAATTTGCGAAACACCAACCTGTATCTCGGCAG CCACATCCATTCTCGAAAGCATGGATACGACCGTCAATCCTTGCGATGATTTCTACAAATTTGCATGTGGAAGTTTTGTAGAAAACTCCTACATTCCTGACGATAAGAGTAAACTCACTATGTTTGACAACCTTAACGACAAGCTTCAGGTCCAGTTGCGCAGTAGCATTGAGGATGGCATTAAAGATACTGATCCTCGGTCTTTTAAATTATTGCAATCTTACTTCAAAACGTGCATGAATAAAG ATGAAATCAACAAAAATGGCAACGACGAATACTTGAGATACGTCAAAAATTTCGGAAATTGGCCGGTGTTAGCTGGTGATTTGTGGCAAGAAACAGATTTTGATTGGTTACAATCGATATATCAATTCCGTCGCAGTGGATACTCTACAAACTATTTGATAGGTTTAAGCATTGAAGTTGACatgaaaaataacaaaaaacgTGTAATTACA tTGGATCAAACATCCCTTGGACTGTCTCAAGAATTTTTAAGAAATGGCTTTGACGATAAAAATGTCAAAGCTTATTATGAATACATGGTGGAGTTTGCTACTTTATTCGGAGCCGACGGTGAACGAGCAAAGAAAGAACTTAAGGAATCACtcgattttgaaattaaactAGCTAAA ATTTCTTTGCCTTTGGAGGAGCGCCGAGATGCTGAGATGCTCTATCATCCATTTTCTATAAAACAAGTGCAATCAAAGTACACCAGTATTCCTTGGGCCAAATACTTGAACGAAATCTTGAAACCTCATACTTCTGTTGCCGCGGACGAAGTTGTGATAGTCGCTGTACCGAGTTTCTTGGCTGATTTCGAAAAACTCATTCAGACCACTCCCAAGCGTATTCTGGCCAACTATCTCTTGTGGAGGGTTAGCATGGACTCCGCCAGCTTTTTGGGTGATAAGGTCCAAGCTATTCAAACCAAGTACGAGGCGGTTCTCACCGGTAAGAAAGAGAAGGGTGAGAGATGGAAGACCTGCTTAAGCGACATCACCTATAATTTGTATGTCGGTGCCAGCGCAATTTACGTTAGAAAGTATTTCGACAAAGAATCCAAACACGACGCCGAAGAAATGATAGAGAACCTTCAGAAAAGCTTCAAAAACATCTTGTTAGAG CTTGACTGGATGgacgaaaaaacaaaaaaggcGGCTTTAGAAAAGGTCGACTGGATCGCGCCTTACATCGCGTACCCGAATGAATTCTTTGAGGACCAAAAGCTCGACGACTTCTACAAGGATTTCGAAGTTGTGGATTCGAGTTACTTAAAAACCAAATTGAACTTCAACTTGTTCCAGAAAGAGTACTCGCTCGGTCAATTGAGGAAACCAGTCGACAAAACCGACTGGATCTCTCACGCCAGATCGGCGATCGTGAATGCCTTCTACGAGCCGAACGAGAACAGCATTC AGTTCCCCGCTGGAATTTTGCAAGGCGTGTTCTTCGACAAAAACAAGCCCAAATACTTGAACTATGGCGCCATCGGTTCCGTGATGGGCCACGAAATCACCCACGGCTTTGACGATCAGGGTTCGCAATTCTCCAAGGACGGAAACCTCGTCGACTGGTGGGAAAAGGAAACGAAGGAAAAGTACTTGGAAAAAGCGAAATGTATCATCGACCAGTACAGCAACTACACCGCTGAGGAAGTTGGCTTGAAC CTTAACGGTGTCAACACCCAAGGAGAAAACATCGCCGATAACGGCGGAATGAAGGAGTCTTACTTTGCTTACCGGGAATGGGAGAAAAAGAATGGCGTTGAGCCACGTCTTCCTGGTCTTCATTACACGTCGCAGCAGATGTTCTGGATCAACGCTGCCAACGTCTACTGCAGTAAATTTCGTCCAGAGGCATTGAGAGCCCAGATCATTACGAACGTTCATAGCCCGGGCGAATTTAGAGTCAAGGGACCGATGTCGAACAATCCAGAATTCGCAAAAGACTTTAACTGTCCTCTTGGCTCGAATATGAATCCCGTCAAGAAGTGTACGGTGTGGTAG